In a single window of the Coffea eugenioides isolate CCC68of chromosome 3, Ceug_1.0, whole genome shotgun sequence genome:
- the LOC113764441 gene encoding 4-hydroxy-tetrahydrodipicolinate reductase 2, chloroplastic-like, whose amino-acid sequence MMVVAKVPIDISATCQQKQLELLFLSSSTKRSISITKTFFRRRKCLITMCSTSHMPHIESLEHINSVQSRSSGLPIMVNGSTGKMGGAVLEAAVSAGLNPVPVSFGGPEESGKIVQVGGKEIKLHGPSERESILSSVYAEYPNLIVIDYTAPAAVNENAELYAKVGVPFVMGTTGGDRERLYKSVADANIYAVISPQMGKQVVAFLAAMEIMAEQFPGAFSGYKLQVMESHQASKLDTSGTAKAVISCFQKLGVSFELDQIQQIRDPKLQMEMVGVPEEYLAGHAFHMYHLTSPDDTVSFEFQHNVCGRSIYAEGTVDAVLFLAKKVQSKADKRIYDMIDVLREGNMR is encoded by the exons ATGATGGTTGTTGCTAAAGTCCCAATAGATATCTCGGCAACTTGTCAGCAGAAACAACTTGAGTTATTGTTTTTATCCAGCAGTACGAAGAGGAGTATTAGTATTACAAAAACATTTTTCAGAAGGCGAAAGTGTTTGATTACTATGTGCTCGACCTCACATATGCCTCATATCGAGTCCCTTGAGCATATCAATTCAGTTCAATCACGAAGTAGTGGCCTTCCTATTATG GTAAATGGTTCAACTGGCAAAATGGGAGGAGCAGTTCTTGAAGCAGCTGTCTCTGCTGGACTTAATCCAGTTCCTGTGTCCTTCGGTGGTCCAGAAGAATCTGGCAAAATTGTGCAAGTGGGAGGGAAGGAAATCAAATTGCATGGCCCCTCTGAAAGAGAGAGCATTTTGTCTTCTGTCTATGCAGAATATCCGAATCTAATTGTAATAGACTACACTGCGCCTGCTGCTGTAAATG AAAATGCCGAATTGTATGCTAAGGTTGGAGTGCCATTTGTCATGGGGACTACTGGTGGAGACAGAGAAAGGCTATATAAATCTGTAGCAGATGCTAATATCTATGCTGTAATCTCCCCTCAAATGGGAAAGCAG GTGGTAGCATTTCTTGCAGCCATGGAAATCATGGCAGAACAATTTCCTGGAGCCTTTTCGGGTTATAAGCTGCAG GTAATGGAGTCACATCAAGCTAGCAAGTTGGACACTTCTGGAACGGCCAAGGCTGTTATCTCATGCTTTCAGAAGCTAGGCGTCTCCTTTGAATTAGATCAG ATACAACAAATACGAGATCCCAAGTTGCAAATGGAGATGGTAGGTGTTCCAGAAGAGTATTTAGCTGGACATGCATTCCATATGTACCATCTAACATCACCAGATGACAC TGTTTCATTTGAGTTTCAGCATAATGTTTGTGGAAGATCAATTTATGCAGAAGGTACTGTTGATGCTGTTCTTTTTCTTGCAAAAAAG GTTCAGTCAAAAGCAGACAAGCGAATCTATGACATGATTGATGTCTTGCGGGAGGGTAACATGAGGTGA
- the LOC113766271 gene encoding pentatricopeptide repeat-containing protein At4g02750-like gives MPQRDSVTWNSMISGYSKSNRIKDAEVLFNVCQDKNVTTWTAMLSGYAKNGRIWEAIRLFEAMPERNIVSYNAMISGYWGIGDFVNARRLFDVMSEKNVSTWNSMITGYCRCGRVYEAHALFDEMPERNSVSWVVMISGYVEIGQFEEAWALFLEIHRWREVKLDQAVIVVTLSTATGLDDVELVKSLMALVMKIGYDKDVVVGTATLNGLTRNGSLDSAIKFFEGMQERNDYAYTTMITAFSECGRLEDAIALYRQVPDVTVDIRTAMMSSYAQNGMLNEARILFDEIRNPNVVTWNAMLTGYAQNGMVEEAKNLFARMPVRNIVSWGAMISGLVQSGQNREALEVLVQLHRSGTAPSCSSFTTALLACSNCGDYEVGRQIHSLVFKLGYQYNTYIGNGLISIHS, from the exons ATGCCGCAAAGAGACTCTGTCACATGGAACTCCATGATCTCTGGTTACTCGAAAAGCAACCGCATCAAGGATGCCGAAGTTCTTTTTAACGTTTGTCAAGATAAGAATGTGACAACCTGGACTGCAATGCTATCTGGCTATGCCAAAAATGGACGAATTTGGGAGGCTATTAGACTTTTTGAGGCCATGCCCGAGAGGAATATTGTTTCGTATAATGCGATGATTAGTGGGTATTGGGGAATTGGTGATTTTGTTAATGCGAGGAGGTTGTTTGATGTAATGTCTGAAAAGAATGTGTCAACTTGGAATTCGATGATCACAGGGTATTGCAGGTGTGGGAGAGTATACGAGGCTCATGCtttgtttgatgaaatgccggAGAGGAATTCAGTTTCATGGGTGGTGATGATTTCTGGGTATGTGGAGATAGGTCAGTTTGAGGAAGCTTGGGCTTTATTTTTGGAGATTCATAGATGGAGAGAGGTAAAGCTAGACCAGGCTGTAATTGTGGTTACTTTGTCCACTGCAACAGGATTGGATGATGTGGAGTTGGTTAAGAGCTTGATGGCATTGGTGATGAAGATCGGATACGACAAAGATGTGGTGGTGGGGACTGCGACTTTGAATGGTTTGACAAGGAATGGGAGTTTGGACTCTGCTATCAAATTTTTTGAGGGAATGCAAGAGAGGAATGACTATGCCTACACTACGATGATCACAGCCTTTTCAGAATGTGGAAGGTTGGAAGATGCCATTGCACTGTATAGACAAGTTCCTGATGTAACTGTTGATATAAGAACGGCAATGATGAGTAGCTATGCTCAAAATGGGATGTTAAATGAAGCGAGAATTTTATTTGACGAGATTAGGAACCCAAATGTTGTTACGTGGAATGCGATGCTCACGGGATATGCGCAAAATGGGATGGTTGAGGAGGCCAAAAACCTGTTTGCAAGGATGCCTGTGAGAAATATAGTTTCTTGGGGGGCGATGATCTCTGGGCTTGTGCAGAGTGGACAGAATAGAGAAGCTTTGGAGGTATTAGTTCAGCTACATAGGTCAGGCACTGCACCTAGTTGTTCTAGTTTCACTACTGCTCTCCTGGCATGTAGTAACTGTGGAGATTATGAAGTTGGTAGGCAGATACATTCTCTTGTTTTTAAATTAGGTTATCAATACAATACCTACATAGGAAATGGGTTGATTTCCAT ACATTCCTGA
- the LOC113766840 gene encoding pentatricopeptide repeat-containing protein At2g13600-like, translating to MPKHNTVSWNSMLAAYVQAGEGEFACRLFLDMLGQDVKPSELTFTYLLSVSGNLCAVKLGKQIHALIFKLGWASHLFVGNALINMYFKFGSEDGFLAFESMEERDLVTWNIVLTGCGENGFVEDAIQIFQKMEGEGFVPDQVSFLGLLCACGRAGLVAEGLAYFSSMIQYYLIAPTIYHYTALVDLLGRAGRLSEAESIIDKMPFEPDAVILEVLLAACRIHNNIKLGQKIAGRLLQIGGKVSTACTSSCVG from the exons ATGCCAAAACATAACACGGTATCCTGGAATTCTATGTTAGCAGCTTATGTGCAAGCTGGGGAAGGAGAATTTGCTTGTCGACTATTCCTTGACATGTTAGGCCAGGATGTAAAACCAAGTGAGCTAACTTTTACATACCTGCTTAGTGTTAGCGGGAACCTATGTGCAGTCAAGCTCGGAAAACAGATCCATgcccttatttttaaacttGGATGGGCTTCCCATCTCTTTGTTGGTAATGCTTTGATCAATATGTACTTTAAGTTTGGCTCTGAGGATGGTTTTCTGGCTTTTGAAAGTATGGAAGAGCGAGATCTGGTCACATGGAATATTGTTTTGACTGGCTGTGGTGAGAATGGGTTTGTTGAAGATGCTATCcaaattttccagaaaatgGAAGGTGAAGGATTTGTTCCTGATCAGGTTAGTTTTCTGGGGCTTCTTTGTGCTTGTGGCCGTGCAGGGTTAGTAGCTGAAGGGTTGGCCTACTTTAGTTCCATGATTCAGTATTACCTGATTGCACCCACAATCTATCACTACACTGCTCTGGTGGATCTTCTCGGCAGAGCTGGGCGACTCTCTGAGGCTGAGTCCATTATTGACAAGATGCCTTTTGAGCCAGATGCCGTGATTTTGGAAGTTCTTCTAGCTGCATGTAGAATCCACAATAACATCAAACTTGGCCAGAAAATTGCAGGAAGACTTCTTCAGATTG GTGGAAAGGTGTCAACCGCTTGTACAAGCTCTTGTGTTGGTTAA
- the LOC113766272 gene encoding uncharacterized protein LOC113766272: MGKTVRAEEIGLQRGITGPEKVQEVIVTGIDYARKAETVPFWNSNFSVDFSYVAASEDSNALESSFISAFEGACASGLAQFYLCSSALWSMWKYTVLHVSALNGYIQYPLTRI; this comes from the exons ATGG GAAAAACTGTCAGAGCAGAAGAAATTGGTTTACAGCGTGGTATAACTGGACCAGAAAAGGTGCAAGAGGTTATAGTAACTGGCATTGATTATGCCAGAAAGGCAGAAACT GTCCCTTTTTGGAACTCCAACTTTTCGGTAGACTTTTCATATGTTGCTGCATCAGAGGATAGTAATGCACTGGAAAGCTCTTTCATTTCAGCATTTGAAGGTGCTTGTGCCAGTGGTTTAG CTCAATTTTATCTCTGTTCTTCAGCTTTGTGGAGTATGTGGAAGTATACAGTTCTACATGTATCTGCTCTAAATGGCTATATCCAGTATCCTCTCACAAGGATCTGA